The following coding sequences lie in one Alloacidobacterium dinghuense genomic window:
- a CDS encoding MerR family transcriptional regulator, with amino-acid sequence MFKIGEFSALTHISVKTLRYYDETGLLRPAHVDNWTGYRYYSAQQLPRLHRILALKDLGFSLEQIGRTLEGTITPQELRGMVALRRAEQEARVFEEQERLARLETLIKFMEQESMMSADVVIKEVEPQWIVSLREVIPNYPSIGMLYPKVISQIGGGCELGMPVAIWHDLEHKEKDVDGEAGFLLKQPLPAHGTTQMYQLGSTRVASYMHHGAYNRLDQAYQNLLRWVEENHYRLAGPFRELYHYCTAPVRQDDESYVTEIQIPVEKAA; translated from the coding sequence GTGTTCAAGATCGGCGAGTTTTCCGCACTTACGCACATTTCGGTCAAAACGCTCCGGTACTACGACGAGACCGGATTGCTGCGGCCAGCTCACGTGGACAACTGGACCGGCTACCGGTATTACTCCGCTCAGCAACTGCCGCGTCTGCACAGAATCCTGGCTCTGAAAGACCTGGGTTTTTCGCTGGAGCAGATCGGCAGGACGCTCGAAGGAACCATCACGCCGCAGGAGCTTCGCGGCATGGTGGCTCTGCGTCGCGCGGAGCAGGAGGCACGCGTATTCGAAGAGCAGGAACGACTCGCCCGATTGGAGACACTGATCAAATTCATGGAACAGGAGTCGATGATGAGCGCAGATGTGGTGATCAAAGAAGTGGAGCCGCAGTGGATCGTGTCGCTGCGGGAAGTGATTCCCAATTATCCATCTATCGGAATGCTTTACCCCAAAGTCATCAGCCAGATTGGTGGCGGGTGCGAGCTGGGCATGCCTGTGGCGATTTGGCATGACCTGGAACACAAAGAAAAAGACGTGGATGGCGAAGCTGGCTTCCTGCTGAAACAGCCCCTGCCAGCACATGGAACGACGCAGATGTATCAGCTCGGCAGTACCAGGGTCGCGAGCTACATGCATCACGGTGCCTATAACCGCCTGGATCAGGCCTATCAGAATCTGCTGCGATGGGTGGAAGAGAACCATTACCGGCTGGCAGGGCCTTTCCGCGAGCTGTACCACTACTGCACAGCGCCTGTGCGGCAGGATGACGAGTCGTACGTGACCGAGATTCAAATCCCAGTGGAAAAGGCCGCCTGA
- a CDS encoding MBL fold metallo-hydrolase translates to MQTRRSFLKQAAWFGAGVAFAPRLFAYSTQAQSGQPAQPAAPAPDRLQQFRTAGATTPIQVTKLRDTLFLLQGVGGNMVAQTGPDGKVLIDSSAATAASRLKDTLRQLAPHPMKLLINTHWHFDHTDGNAALHDDMGAFIMAQENTRNRLATAQEIAFFHLKLQPSPTSALPQQTFIDKEKIFINNDELDLVNMPDAHTDTDIYIHFAGGNVLHCGDVFFNGVYPFIDASTGGTINGMIRGADACLAVADDKTKIVPGHGPLGDKDALQKYRDMLAAIATKVEKLKSSGQSLDQVIAAKPTSDFDAAWGKGSLKPDQFVELVYSTL, encoded by the coding sequence ATGCAGACGCGAAGAAGTTTTCTGAAGCAGGCAGCGTGGTTCGGGGCGGGAGTGGCATTTGCTCCACGACTGTTTGCGTACTCCACTCAGGCGCAGAGCGGGCAGCCAGCGCAGCCAGCCGCTCCTGCGCCCGACAGACTGCAGCAGTTTCGGACTGCCGGAGCTACGACGCCGATCCAGGTGACGAAGTTGCGGGACACGCTGTTTTTATTGCAAGGCGTGGGCGGGAACATGGTGGCACAGACGGGGCCGGATGGGAAGGTGCTGATCGATTCAAGCGCGGCTACAGCGGCTTCGCGACTGAAAGATACGCTGCGGCAACTCGCTCCTCATCCCATGAAGCTGCTGATCAATACGCATTGGCACTTCGATCACACAGATGGCAACGCAGCCCTGCATGACGACATGGGAGCCTTCATCATGGCGCAGGAAAATACGCGCAATCGACTTGCAACCGCGCAGGAGATTGCGTTTTTTCATCTGAAACTTCAGCCCTCGCCCACCAGCGCCTTGCCGCAGCAAACATTTATCGATAAAGAAAAGATTTTCATCAACAATGACGAGTTGGACCTTGTCAATATGCCGGATGCGCACACGGATACGGATATTTACATTCACTTTGCCGGCGGGAACGTCCTTCATTGTGGCGATGTTTTCTTCAACGGCGTTTACCCGTTCATTGACGCGAGTACGGGCGGCACGATCAATGGAATGATTCGCGGCGCGGACGCCTGCCTCGCTGTCGCAGACGACAAAACGAAGATTGTCCCGGGGCATGGCCCGCTGGGCGATAAAGATGCGCTGCAAAAATATCGGGATATGCTCGCCGCCATCGCTACCAAAGTGGAAAAGCTGAAGAGCAGCGGACAATCGCTCGATCAGGTGATTGCGGCGAAACCAACATCGGACTTTGATGCGGCCTGGGGCAAGGGTTCGCTGAAGCCGGATCAGTTTGTAGAGCTGGTGTACAGCACGCTGTAG
- a CDS encoding YbaB/EbfC family nucleoid-associated protein, giving the protein MFNPLKMQEMLAQAKQMQEQMQEKLGQTIVEASSGGGAVTVKMNGQKQVLKVTIDPNAVASLSGNAADVEMLEDLIAAAFNEAGRRADEAIKSSASAMLGGLNLPPGLF; this is encoded by the coding sequence ATGTTTAATCCATTGAAGATGCAGGAAATGCTGGCTCAGGCTAAGCAGATGCAGGAACAGATGCAGGAGAAGCTTGGGCAGACTATCGTCGAGGCTTCCTCTGGTGGCGGCGCAGTAACAGTGAAGATGAACGGGCAGAAGCAGGTACTGAAGGTGACGATTGACCCCAACGCTGTTGCCAGCCTCAGCGGCAACGCGGCGGATGTGGAGATGCTGGAAGACCTGATTGCGGCGGCCTTCAATGAAGCCGGGCGGCGAGCGGATGAAGCCATCAAGTCGAGCGCTTCGGCGATGCTGGGCGGGTTGAATCTGCCTCCTGGTTTGTTCTAG